Below is a window of Geomonas oryzisoli DNA.
AAAGCAAGCATTTGTTTTCGATGAAACTGTCTGAAAAAGATAGACTTTTGTCAGAATGTCACTGGAAATGGCCGTTTTGGGTGGCGCTATGACAGAAAAAAAATCCAAAAAACGCGAAATTTTAGAACAAGCGATCGCTTGTTATTGTCTCGGCTGAAAGTAGCTGATGTAGCGCGGGAATTGGTTAAAAAATTCCGATTTCGGGAAATTCTGACTGCACAGCGGTTTGGCGGGGTCAAAACGCGGCGTTTACGTTTTTTTAAAACATCGCCGGCTAATTATTGGAATTGGCAAATACTTTGACAGAAAAAACGAAATGTAATAATACTGTCGGCGCGTTATCTCGCGAGGTGAGCCATCGGCGAATTGACAAGACTATACCGCTACATGCGCAGCCGCCGGGGGGCTTACCTGTTGGGAGCCCTGCTGCTGGTGGGGACCAACCTGTGCGGGCTCGCCATACCGTGGCTCTTGAAGCTGGCCATCGAAGCCTTGCAGGCGCCGGCCAAGGCCGGCTATACCCCGGCACAGTACGGCGGGATGATCGCCGCCGCCGCCGTGGCGCAGGGAGTCATCCGCGTCTTTTCCCGCATCACCCTCTTGAACGCCGGGCGACGCATCGAGTATGAACTGCGCGAGGATCTCTACGCGAAGCTGCTCACCCTGGATCGTACCTACTTCTCCAACTGGCGCACCGGCGACATCCTGTCCCGTCTTGCCAACGATCTCACCAACGTGAGGATGCTGCTCGGTTTCGGTGTCCTGAGCCTTCTGAACACGGTGGTGATCTACACAGCCTCTCTGATCCTCCTCACCCGGATTTCCCCGTTTCTCACCCTGTGTGCCGTGCTCCCCTTCCCGGTCATGATCCTGATCGTTAAGCAGATGAGCGCCAACATGTTCCGCGTCTCCAAACGGACCCAGGAAGCGCTGGCCCGGCTTACCACGAAGGTCGAGGAAAACGTCTCCGCCGCGGCGGTGGTGCGGGCGTACTGCCGTGAGGACGGAGAGATCGAAAGTTTCGGCGCCGTATGCGACAGCTACAGCGACGCCAGCATGGCGATGGCCAAGATCCGCGGCATGATGCTGCCGGTCATGGCGGCGACGGGAGCCATCGGCACCCTGGTCATCCTCTTTGTCGGCGGCAACCAGGTCATCAGCGGCAAGCTTACCCTGGGCGGCTTCGTCGCCTTCAACGGCTATCTCGCCATGCTGGTGTGGCCCACCATCATGTTCGGATGGATCCTCAACCTGGTGCAAAGGGGGGCCGCATCGATGACCCGCCTGGGCGAGATACTGAACGCCACCGCCGAGGTCGTGGAGCCGGAGCAGCCCGTCGATCCCGGCGAGATCGGGGGGGAAATCGAGTACCGCAACTTCAGCTTCAGCTACGGCAGCGCCGAGATGTTGCGCGGTATCGATCTTAAGATCGCGCGCGGGGCCCGCATCGGCATCGTCGGGGTGGTGGGGAGCGGCAAGTCGACCCTGGTGCGCATGATTCCGCGGCTCTTCCCGGTGGCCGACGGCACGCTCTTTATCGACGGCGTCGACCTGAACCGGCTCCCCCTGCAGCGTATCCGCGCCGCAGTGGGCTTCGTGCCCCAGGAGACCTTTCTTTTCTCCCGCACCATTGCCGAGAACATCGCCTACGGCAAGCACGGCGCCACCCGTGAAGACATCGAGCGCGCCGCCAGGATCGCGGGGCTGTCCGGCGATCTCACCAGGTTCCCTCAGGGGCTGGACACACTGGTCGGGGAGCGGGGTGTGACCCTGTCCGGCGGGCAGAAGCAGCGTGTCTCCATCGCCCGGGCGTTGATCAAGGAGCCGAGCATACTGATATTGGACGATCCCCTTTCCGCCGTCGATGCCGACACCGAGGAGGAGATTCTCTCCGCACTCTCCGGCTATTACGGCAAGAGGACCGTGCTGATCGTATCGCATCGGCTGTCGCCGCTGCGTAACTGCGACCGGATCATCGTCCTGGAGCAGGGGAGCATCGTGGAAGAGGGGAGCCATGCGGAGCTGTTGGAACTCGGCGGTCGCTACGCCGCCATCCACAGGGAAGAGCAGTTGAAGGCGGAGATAGAGAGGCTTTAAAGGCCAAGGCGTCAACGCAAAGGCGCAAAGGCGCTAAGACGCAGGGAAAAGCAGGAAGCGGGTTTTAAACCTTTTCAAAGATTCTCTTTGCGTCTCCGCGCCTCCGCGGCTTTGCGTTAATGCTTCAGCTTTTCATGTTTAAAAGGGAGCGGCATGCACTTCGGCGGGATATATGAGGATGAAACGGTAGGTAAGGTGTACGACCGGCGCCTGATGGGGCGCTTTGTCGCCTACATCCTGCCGTACCGCCGCATGCTGGTAACGGCGCTCCTGCTGCTCCCCCTAATCGCCGCTTCCAAACTCGCCCAGCCCTGGATCATCAAGGTCGCCATCGACGACCACATCGTGAAGGGGCGCATGGAGGGGCTTCCGACCCTCGCCGCGGCGTTTCTCGCGATCATCTTCGCAGAATCGATCCTCATGTTCGCCCAGGTCTACCTGCTGCAGTGGGTGGGACAGCGGGTCATGTACGACATCAGGGTCAAGCTTTTCAGCCACATCCAGCGCCTCTCCACCCGCTTCTTCGACCAGACCCCGGTCGGGAGCCTCGTTTCACGACTGACCAGCGATATCGAGGTGCTGGGCGAGATGTTTGCTGCCGGCATCGTGACGGTGGTCGGGGACATCCTGGTGCTGGCGGGCATCGTCGGCATCATGCTCTGGATGAACGTGCGCCTCTCGCTGGTCACCTTCTCGGTGCTGCCGGTGCTGATCTGGGTCGCGTTTGCCTTCCGCAAGTGGATGCGTCTTGCGTTCCGCCAGGTTCGGGCACGCCAGGCGAACCTCTCCGCTTTTCTGGCGGAGAGCATCGGCGGCATGGCAGTAGTGCAGCTCTTCAACCGAGAGCGGGACGAGGCGAAGGAATTCCGCAGGCTGAAC
It encodes the following:
- a CDS encoding ABC transporter ATP-binding protein; protein product: MRSRRGAYLLGALLLVGTNLCGLAIPWLLKLAIEALQAPAKAGYTPAQYGGMIAAAAVAQGVIRVFSRITLLNAGRRIEYELREDLYAKLLTLDRTYFSNWRTGDILSRLANDLTNVRMLLGFGVLSLLNTVVIYTASLILLTRISPFLTLCAVLPFPVMILIVKQMSANMFRVSKRTQEALARLTTKVEENVSAAAVVRAYCREDGEIESFGAVCDSYSDASMAMAKIRGMMLPVMAATGAIGTLVILFVGGNQVISGKLTLGGFVAFNGYLAMLVWPTIMFGWILNLVQRGAASMTRLGEILNATAEVVEPEQPVDPGEIGGEIEYRNFSFSYGSAEMLRGIDLKIARGARIGIVGVVGSGKSTLVRMIPRLFPVADGTLFIDGVDLNRLPLQRIRAAVGFVPQETFLFSRTIAENIAYGKHGATREDIERAARIAGLSGDLTRFPQGLDTLVGERGVTLSGGQKQRVSIARALIKEPSILILDDPLSAVDADTEEEILSALSGYYGKRTVLIVSHRLSPLRNCDRIIVLEQGSIVEEGSHAELLELGGRYAAIHREEQLKAEIERL